In Setaria viridis chromosome 5, Setaria_viridis_v4.0, whole genome shotgun sequence, the genomic stretch TTAGCCTTTTGTACTGTGTTTGGCTTGATGCATGCCAAAGTACTGTGAATTGATTGGAAAAATGTAAAAATCGTGAACTAAAATATACGATGGTTCGTGTTAAGCTTTTAGTCCTGGAGACCCAATCATGGCTTCTGTTTCCGTGGCGAGGACGTGTCACGACCCTGGGCTCCTTCCTACTAGCTTTATTCCTCCGCACGACGGCTGCCTGCGACCATCGTCGTGCCCACAACAGTGTGTGTCTGTGGTGGCAACCATCCGCCGATGGAACTTCTTCGTTGGCCATTTTCTGGTTTTTCAGGAAATTTttatcctttcttttttcttgagcCATACAAGCCCAAGCATACTTGTTCCGTGACGTCTCGAGGCCATGGACGGTAAGCATACTTGTTCCGTGACGTGTGAGACCGGAGTTGGAATTTCGATTGATGGATCTCGAgagtggatggatggatcctTTCGATGGGAAGAACAAACAGGGCACGCGGATGGATCCTTTCGATTGATGGGAAGAACCACACATCAGCAGCAGCTTTACCATCCAGAAAATGGATGCAAGGTTACGCCGTCTATCCACTGAGACAGCACTCAGGCAATACATTGAGCTATGGACCCAACTCAATCAGTTTCAGCTAACAGACCAGGAGGACAGTATCATTTGGAGGTTCGCTGCAGATGGTCAGTACTCGGCTACATCGGCATATGCTGTCCAATTCGCAGGGACCTTTGCTGATGAACGCTGGAACATGATTTGGAAAGCCAAATTAGAAAGTAAATGCCGTTTCTTCGCATGGCTACTGTTGCAGCTCAGGTTACCAACCTCTGATCGTATAATCCGACGAGGAGGTCAAGCCCAACCAATCTGTAAGCTTTGCCACACCAGAGAAGAATCCATACTGCACATGATGGCTAAATGTTCCTATGCAACTGAACTCTGGCAGAAGATTGCACAATGGAGCAATTTCACACTCCCTGCAAATGGCCATCGAACAACTGCAAACTGGTGGGCTTCTATGGTTCAGGCAGGGGGATCTTCCAGGGAACTGCACTTGCAGCCTGGAACCTATGGAAGGAACGCTGCCGTCGGGTCCTCGACAATAAAGCACTGAACTCAGGACAAGTACTTAACATCATCAAGCAGGACATCATCGCCTATCGGGTTGCTAACTCTAATGCGGCTGCAAACGACACAGGCAATTGAGGCCGTCAAATGTAAAGTGCACATGATCCTCTATGGATTCACGATGCTATTAGAGTTGTTGGTTTCCTTTCAGTAGTTTTGCTTTTCTTCTAGTTCACCCTGCTCAACTGCCAGGCTTCTCTACTATAATGATAAGGCAGAGCACCTGCCGTgattgctcaaaaaaaaaatgccaagCAATCTTATCCTCTGGTCGCTCGGAGGGCTCGTTTTGATTAAGAGGGGCTTGCCGATTGGGACAGGGGCGCATCAAGCGCCGGCAAATTCTAATCTTGTTTTTGCTGGAGCAGGTCTCCAGGATCAGGTCAAACAGGACAGCACAAACGGTGTCCCAACTCCTCCGGACGACGTTTTTTTAGAAGGTGAATTCCGAACAActaaaagcaaaagcaggttgcttgcattaaaagaaaaaaaaaacaactcgAGCAAACTATCCACGGGCCAGATACCACCAAAAGAGGCCCATGACTCGGCCCAGCCCAGTATCTGACGCACGCACGCACAACGCAGCGGTGTTgagacagaaagaaagaaagaaagaaagaaattctccccgtctcgtctcgctgCTGCGTGCCTGCGGGGACACTCCATCTCCACCACGATCCCCCACCCTCCTCTCGCCGGCCgaggacgagccgccgccggcagcaggGCGCGGGCTACAGCTAGTCCGTTCGATTCTTCGGAGCCTGCAAGCGGGAGCGGCGTCCTTGGCGAGGAGGCGACATGaagcccccggccgccgccggcaagggCGGCGCGGTGGACCCGTCGTTGCCGCGGTTCAGGTGCCAGGAGTGCCGCCgcgcgctcgtcgtcgtcggggtcgACTCGTACGCCGACAGGCTGCCCGCCCACGCCGCGTCCGGTACCAGTACCCTGTCTCCCCCACCCGATTAACCCTCTCCTATCTTCTCTTCCTATATGTATACCCTTGAAATATTCCATCGATTTgagtcgcttctctgcttgttGAAATTCCCGTGCCGCAATTGGAATTAGATTGTGCCAAATATGCTGCCCGGATCATCAAGTTGTTATTGATTCAAGCTGGAGTTGCTCCATGCTTCTAGTTGCCAATCGAATTCAACAATTGAACCTCTATGACCACATATTGGATAAGCCAAAGGGACAAAGCCAGCAAATACTTCAAAAATGTCACTTGTTTTCTTCCTATCATGTTGCCAAAGATTCCTAATGATTTAGTTTTCTTGATGCTAGAAGCCGGAGTTGCTTCATGCTTTCAACAATTATAAGTTGTTCTGTTGCATTGGTGCCGAGACCAGGATTAGCATGTTGCCATTTGCCTTGCTTACTTCAATCCtgttatttcaaaaaaaaattctcaagcAATGCCCATCAAGCCTCTTCAAGATGCAACTTTGTGGTACTAGTGGCACTTATCTAGCATTGCCATTTAATTGATGCAGGTAATCATGCATCTTCTGTTCAGGGCAGTGTTATGGGTGCAAGCAGGATGGAAAATTCCTATGTCGTGTTATCCAGGCAGAACAGATCTCAAGGTCCTAGAATTCCCCCACGCCCACCAAGTGCGGCAGCCCCACATACTGAACCCAGCCAACCAACAAGAGCAATAGAGGGGTCATATATAGTGCTTCCACCTCCTGCCGCTTCCATATACAAGACACCTGCCTCCGAAGGAGGTGGTGCACAGCTTACACCACCGGGGGTAAACTCCAGTAGCCCTTCACCAGGAAACAATTCTGGATTTCACTCTAGTGTTACAGTACTGAAAAGGGCTTTTGAGATTGCTAGCTCACAAACTCAGGTACAATTGATTGCTTAAGATGTGCATATATTACTTGTTTGAGCATTCATGGATTTGCTATTGCTGTCCTTCGTGTTTCCTTCTTTTCGTTGCCTCAGAAGTTATTGTATCAGACGTGTGATTTTCTCCTGCTAAGCGTAAGAGACATCACTACAGCGATATATCTACTAACAACAGTACATTTCTACTCTTCTAATTACATATGCAGGTTGAGCAGCCACTTTGTTTGGAATGCATGAGGGTTCTTTCTGATAAGATGGATAAGGAGATTGAAGATGTTAATGCTGATATTAAAGCTTATGAGGCTTCTCTTCAACGTTTGGAGCAGGAACCCTACAACATACTCAGTGAAACAGACTTTcagaaggagaaacaaaagGTGACCGTTCCTGTTGCATATCTATGGTTTGATGATAAACTCATTATGAAGGTTACGAGATGCAAATTCCACTGTTTAATAGATATACTTGATGGTTACCTCCCACCAAACGTGAGTGACCCTGAACACTTAGCAGCAGTGTATGGAGATCCAGTTTGATCCTTTGACTCTAAAGTTATCAGATCAAGTTGCACAAGATGAAAAATTATATTGCGATTGAACACTGAAGCGTATAATAGTGCACAAGCATCTTTCAGACATACTATGAGACAATGAAACTTATGACAACCTTATTCGTATTTGTGTGGTCTACAATTTCagatcgaggaagaagaaaagaaacttaAAGCTGCTATTGAAGAAGCTGAAAAGCTATATTCAGAAGTTACTTCTGAAATGAAAGATCTTGAAATAAAGTCTAAACAATTTGAGGAATTGGAAGAGCGGTTAGTATCTGTCCTCATTGACATTAGTTCTGCCGTTTTTCTATAGGATACACAGTCttgaataatttttatttaCTTGGAGTCGCTGGGAAATGATATCACAGAACCATGGTTTTAATACAACATTTATACAAAGTTTTTGGTTTTTACACCATTTGTGCTGTTCATTTGGCTCCTGCTACTTGGAGTGCTACAAATGCTTTTCATGTAAAGCTGAtgttgtcattttttttttaattaggtATTGGCATGAATTCAACAGTTTTCAGTTTCAGTTGAAATCTCACCAGGTATTACTTAAATGTATGCATGATATCAATTTGTCAGAATAATAATACAACAAATTATTGTTGTCATACTTT encodes the following:
- the LOC117857294 gene encoding beclin-1-like protein isoform X3: MKPPAAAGKGGAVDPSLPRFRCQECRRALVVVGVDSYADRLPAHAASGNHASSVQGSVMGASRMENSYVVLSRQNRSQGPRIPPRPPSAAAPHTEPSQPTRAIEGSYIVLPPPAASIYKTPASEGGGAQLTPPGVNSSSPSPGNNSGFHSSVTVLKRAFEIASSQTQVEQPLCLECMRVLSDKMDKEIEDVNADIKAYEASLQRLEQEPYNILSETDFQKEKQKIEEEEKKLKAAIEEAEKLYSEVTSEMKDLEIKSKQFEELEERYWHEFNSFQFQLKSHQEERDAVFAKIEVSQVHLELLKRTNVLNDAFYISHDGVIGTINNFRLGRLSNVENVQVEWDEINAAWGQAALLLHTMAQYFTPKFQYRIKIHPMGSYPRVTDIHNNTYELFGPVNLFWSTRFDKAMTWFLTCLQEFAEFAVSLDKENNVPSEKSLKLPYKWRQSREPYNRPKFQ
- the LOC117857294 gene encoding beclin-1-like protein isoform X1, producing MKPPAAAGKGGAVDPSLPRFRCQECRRALVVVGVDSYADRLPAHAASGNHASSVQGSVMGASRMENSYVVLSRQNRSQGPRIPPRPPSAAAPHTEPSQPTRAIEGSYIVLPPPAASIYKTPASEGGGAQLTPPGVNSSSPSPGNNSGFHSSVTVLKRAFEIASSQTQVEQPLCLECMRVLSDKMDKEIEDVNADIKAYEASLQRLEQEPYNILSETDFQKEKQKIEEEEKKLKAAIEEAEKLYSEVTSEMKDLEIKSKQFEELEERYWHEFNSFQFQLKSHQEERDAVFAKIEVSQVHLELLKRTNVLNDAFYISHDGVIGTINNFRLGRLSNVENVQVEWDEINAAWGQAALLLHTMAQYFTPKFQYRIKIHPMGSYPRVTDIHNNTYELFGPVNLFWSTRFDKAMTWFLTCLQEFAEFAVSLDKENNVPSEKSLKLPYKIDGDKVGSHTIVLSFNKNENWTKALKYMLCNLKWVLYWFIGNTSFAPPSGPVRAQSLKNKSS
- the LOC117857294 gene encoding beclin-1-like protein isoform X2, with product MKPPAAAGKGGAVDPSLPRFRCQECRRALVVVGVDSYADRLPAHAASGNHASSVQGSVMGASRMENSYVVLSRQNRSQGPRIPPRPPSAAAPHTEPSQPTRAIEGSYIVLPPPAASIYKTPASEGGGAQLTPPGVNSSSPSPGNNSGFHSSVTVLKRAFEIASSQTQVEQPLCLECMRVLSDKMDKEIEDVNADIKAYEASLQRLEQEPYNILSETDFQKEKQKIEEEEKKLKAAIEEAEKLYSEVTSEMKDLEIKSKQFEELEERYWHEFNSFQFQLKSHQEERDAVFAKIEVSQVHLELLKRTNVLNDAFYISHDGVIGTINNFRLGRLSNVEVEWDEINAAWGQAALLLHTMAQYFTPKFQYRIKIHPMGSYPRVTDIHNNTYELFGPVNLFWSTRFDKAMTWFLTCLQEFAEFAVSLDKENNVPSEKSLKLPYKIDGDKVGSHTIVLSFNKNENWTKALKYMLCNLKWVLYWFIGNTSFAPPSGPVRAQSLKNKSS